One part of the Ziziphus jujuba cultivar Dongzao chromosome 2, ASM3175591v1 genome encodes these proteins:
- the LOC107418127 gene encoding putative disease resistance protein RGA4 → MAEIILSSIAEGILGMLGSLGAEEIRLLWGVNDELEQLEDTLSTIKAVLRDAEKKQSHSHQVKVWLQRLQEVVLDADDLVDDLSYEALRKSLMSGHNNMVKQVCTFFSSSNQIIFRHKMGHKIKDVRSKLTAFGNEKIQLNLEERQGETNVATRLRDHTHSYVSEKEVIGRDDDKIAILQLLLDTKNKENVSIIPIVGIGGSGKTTFAQLVFNDEQVQKHFDLKFWVCVSDNFDVKSLVKKIIKSANVEPNTEKEMEQLQQILRQKINGKRYLLVLDDVWNENYIKWNSLKSSLLNGGAGSKVIVTTRSKVVARITGTMPAYDLKAMDKEKSWALFKKIALEQGRESNISSNISEIGKRIVDKCGGNPLAIKTIAGLLSLKNPETEWSSFMEKEFSKILQTEDDIISEDDIIPTLKLSYDHLPSRLKQCFVYFSLFPKDYEIDVEILVQHWMAQDFIKISNPTDCLEEVGYGYFKELIWRSFFEEVETDEKGNVTKCKMHDLMHDLAESITPPMFYMRNGNTEPINSKTRHVLFYEYDFYLAQEILPSLIQAKKMRTILRPDVDTLRPWYTIIGAASAYDAIALNLKLLRMLDLQYSGIGKVPKSIGKLKHLRYLDLSYNGFKVLPDCITRLHNLQTLKLSWCQFS, encoded by the coding sequence ATGGCAGAAATTATCCTCTCTAGCATTGCAGAAGGGATTCTTGGGATGTTGGGTTCTCTTGGGGCTGAAGAGATCAGATTACTATGGGGTGTGAATGATGAGCTTGAACAACTTGAGGACACTCTTTCAACAATCAAAGCTGTACTCCGCGATGCCGAGAAGAAGCAGAGCCATAGCCATCAAGTCAAAGTTTGGCTTCAGAGGCTTCAAGAAGTTGTTCTTGACGCTGATGACTTGGTGGATGACTTATCTTATGAAGCTCTGCGAAAGAGTCTGATGAGTGGACACAACAACATGGTCAAGCAGGTATGCACTTTCTTTTCCTCCTCCAACCAAATTATTTTCAGGCATAAAATGGGTCACAAAATAAAGGATGTGAGGAGCAAACTGACTGCATTTGGAAATGAGAAAATTCAGCTGAATTTGGAGGAGCGTCAAGGAGAGACTAATGTTGCGACTAGACTGAGGGACCATACTCACTCTTATGTATCTGAGAAAGAAGTGATTGGTAGGGATGATGATAAGATTGCCATCTTACAACTTCTTTTGGATACCAAAAACAAGGAGAACGTATCTATCATCCCCATTGTTGGTATTGGAGGTTCAGGAAAAACCACATTTGCCCAACTTGTTTTCAACGATGAACAAGTCCAAAAGCATTTTGATCTTAAATTTTGGGTTTGCGTCTCTGATAATTTTGATGTGAAATCACTTGTTAAAAAGATCATTAAATCTGCAAATGTGGAACCTAATACAGAGAAGGAGATGGAACAATTACAACAAATTCTTCgtcaaaaaataaatggaaagcGATATCTTCTTGTACTAGATGATGTTTGGAATGAGAATTATATTAAATGGAACAGCTTAAAAAGTTCACTATTAAATGGTGGGGCAGGAAGTAAAGTAATAGTAACCACACGGAGTAAAGTTGTTGCAAGGATTACAGGCACAATGCCAGCATATGACTTAAAAGCCATGGATAAAGAGAAATCTTGGGCTCTATTTAAGAAAATAGCTTTGGAGCAAGGACGAGAGTCAAATATCAGTTCCAATATTTCAGAAATTGGAAAGCGTATTGTGGACAAGTGTGGTGGAAATCCTCTTGCAATCAAAACAATAGCAGGCTTATTGAGTTTAAAAAATCCTGAGACAGAGTGGTCCTCATTTATGGAAAAAGAGTTTTCAAAGATACTTCAAACAGAAGATGATATTATCTCAGAAGATGATATTATCCCAACGCTTAAATTGAGTTATGATCATCTTCCATCAAGATTGAAACAgtgttttgtatatttttctttatttcctaaAGATTATGAAATTGATGTAGAAATTCTAGTACAGCATTGGATGGCACaagattttattaaaatatcaaatccaaCTGATTGTTTGGAAGAGGTGGGTTATGGGTATTTTAAGGAATTAATTTGGAGATCCTTTTTTGAAGAAGTTGAAACAGATGAGAAAGGCAATGTGACAAAATGCAAAATGCATGATTTAATGCATGACCTTGCAGAGTCAATAACACCACCCATGTTTTATATGCGAAATGGAAATACAGAACCTATTAACAGTAAAACACGTCATGTGTTGTTTTATGAATACGATTTTTATTTGGCACAAGAAATTCTACCTTCATTGATTCAAGCTAAAAAGATGAGGACGATTCTTAGGCCTGATGTGGATACATTGCGGCCGTGGTATACAATTATTGGTGCTGCGTCAGCATATGATGCAATTGCTTTAAATTTGAAGTTGTTACGCATGTTGGATTTGCAATATAGTGGTATTGGAAAAGTGCCTAAATCTATTGGTAAGCTGAAGCATTTGAGATACCTTGATCTTTCTTATAATGGTTTTAAGGTACTACCAGATTGTATCACCAGATTGCATAATTTACAAACACTGAAGCTGAGTTGGTGTCAATTTTCTTAA
- the LOC107418160 gene encoding phosphopantothenoylcysteine decarboxylase isoform X3 yields MANPEPVVAAREMIQVNPVSRKPRILLAASGSVAAIKFGNLCHCFSDWAEVRAVVTKASLHFIDRASLPKDVILFTDEDEWSSWNKIGDSVLHIELRRWADIMVVAPLSANTLGKIAGGLCDNLLTCIVRAWDYSKPFFVAPAMNTFMWTNPFTQRHLTAIEELGISVIQPVTKKLACGDYGNGAMAEISIICSTVRLFLESRNQQSS; encoded by the exons ATGGCAAACCCAGAACCTGTAGTGGCAGCAAGGGAGATGATCCAAGTGAACCCTGTCTCAAGAAAGCCTCGTATTCTTCTTGCTGCTAGTGGAAGTGTGGCTGCCATAAAGTTTGGTAACCTCTGCCATTGTTTTTCGGATTGGGCAGAAGTAAGAGCAGTTGTCACAAAGGCATCTTTGCACTTCATTGATAGAGCATCATTGCCCAAGGATGTAATTCTTTTCACTGATGAGGATGAATGGTCCAGTTGGAACAAGATAGGTGATAGTGTGCTTCACATTGAACTCCGTAGATGGGCTGATATTATGGTTGTTGCTCCATTATCAGCAAATACGCTAGGCAAG ATTGCTGGGGGACTTTGTGACAATTTACTGACTTGCATTGTCCGAGCATGGGATTACAGCAAGCCATTCTTTGTTGCACCAGCCATGAACACCTTTATGTGGACCAATCCTTTCACGCAGCGACATCTCACAGCAATTGAAGAACTTGGAATTTCGGTCATCCAGCCTGTCACAAAGAAGCTAGCTTGTGGGGATTACGGGAACGGTGCAATGGCAGAAATTTCTATAATCTGCTCAACTGTAAGACTCTTCTTAGAGTCACGGAATCAACAAAGTAGCTAA
- the LOC107418160 gene encoding probable phosphopantothenoylcysteine decarboxylase isoform X1 — translation MIMLDMNFVMANPEPVVAAREMIQVNPVSRKPRILLAASGSVAAIKFGNLCHCFSDWAEVRAVVTKASLHFIDRASLPKDVILFTDEDEWSSWNKIGDSVLHIELRRWADIMVVAPLSANTLGKIAGGLCDNLLTCIVRAWDYSKPFFVAPAMNTFMWTNPFTQRHLTAIEELGISVIQPVTKKLACGDYGNGAMAEISIICSTVRLFLESRNQQSS, via the exons ATGATAATGCTAGACATGAACTTT GTTATGGCAAACCCAGAACCTGTAGTGGCAGCAAGGGAGATGATCCAAGTGAACCCTGTCTCAAGAAAGCCTCGTATTCTTCTTGCTGCTAGTGGAAGTGTGGCTGCCATAAAGTTTGGTAACCTCTGCCATTGTTTTTCGGATTGGGCAGAAGTAAGAGCAGTTGTCACAAAGGCATCTTTGCACTTCATTGATAGAGCATCATTGCCCAAGGATGTAATTCTTTTCACTGATGAGGATGAATGGTCCAGTTGGAACAAGATAGGTGATAGTGTGCTTCACATTGAACTCCGTAGATGGGCTGATATTATGGTTGTTGCTCCATTATCAGCAAATACGCTAGGCAAG ATTGCTGGGGGACTTTGTGACAATTTACTGACTTGCATTGTCCGAGCATGGGATTACAGCAAGCCATTCTTTGTTGCACCAGCCATGAACACCTTTATGTGGACCAATCCTTTCACGCAGCGACATCTCACAGCAATTGAAGAACTTGGAATTTCGGTCATCCAGCCTGTCACAAAGAAGCTAGCTTGTGGGGATTACGGGAACGGTGCAATGGCAGAAATTTCTATAATCTGCTCAACTGTAAGACTCTTCTTAGAGTCACGGAATCAACAAAGTAGCTAA
- the LOC107418160 gene encoding probable phosphopantothenoylcysteine decarboxylase isoform X2, which produces MIFNLLDYWVMANPEPVVAAREMIQVNPVSRKPRILLAASGSVAAIKFGNLCHCFSDWAEVRAVVTKASLHFIDRASLPKDVILFTDEDEWSSWNKIGDSVLHIELRRWADIMVVAPLSANTLGKIAGGLCDNLLTCIVRAWDYSKPFFVAPAMNTFMWTNPFTQRHLTAIEELGISVIQPVTKKLACGDYGNGAMAEISIICSTVRLFLESRNQQSS; this is translated from the exons ATGATATTCAATCTTTTGGATTATTGG GTTATGGCAAACCCAGAACCTGTAGTGGCAGCAAGGGAGATGATCCAAGTGAACCCTGTCTCAAGAAAGCCTCGTATTCTTCTTGCTGCTAGTGGAAGTGTGGCTGCCATAAAGTTTGGTAACCTCTGCCATTGTTTTTCGGATTGGGCAGAAGTAAGAGCAGTTGTCACAAAGGCATCTTTGCACTTCATTGATAGAGCATCATTGCCCAAGGATGTAATTCTTTTCACTGATGAGGATGAATGGTCCAGTTGGAACAAGATAGGTGATAGTGTGCTTCACATTGAACTCCGTAGATGGGCTGATATTATGGTTGTTGCTCCATTATCAGCAAATACGCTAGGCAAG ATTGCTGGGGGACTTTGTGACAATTTACTGACTTGCATTGTCCGAGCATGGGATTACAGCAAGCCATTCTTTGTTGCACCAGCCATGAACACCTTTATGTGGACCAATCCTTTCACGCAGCGACATCTCACAGCAATTGAAGAACTTGGAATTTCGGTCATCCAGCCTGTCACAAAGAAGCTAGCTTGTGGGGATTACGGGAACGGTGCAATGGCAGAAATTTCTATAATCTGCTCAACTGTAAGACTCTTCTTAGAGTCACGGAATCAACAAAGTAGCTAA
- the LOC132800708 gene encoding putative disease resistance protein RGA4 encodes MSFSSKHQGGGGLDELRRLNNLRGRLAIENLRIDAIVQPKGANMKEKQHLQSLELRWIEDVKLEEITEAVAEGYEMQLEGLQPHPNLKDLGVCWKPFQQTILSVSDGGARPINVQPSSSSSTSSYYPPLCKLMSLAIHSIHDLQFLPDELKSLTSLKDMEIGNCQELKSLYPGIQHLTLLQNLRIVNCKKLDMSADEAHAITMWQQPLKRLQTLFFVGLPQLVDLPSGLQHLTGLQTLRIAACENLESLPRWIKSFTFLQRLDLENCPKLASLPEEITSLTSLHTLMIGGCDTLKPRSEGEKGEDWPKIFNIPDLRIY; translated from the exons ATGAGTTTTTCCTCTAAGCATCAGGGTGGCGGTGGGCTTGATGAATTAAGGAGACTGAACAATTTGAGAGGGAGGCTGGCAATTGAAAACTTGAGAATAGATGCAATCGTACAACCAAAGGGTGCAAATATGAAAGAGAAACAACATCTTCAATCCTTAGAGTTGAGATGGATTGAAGATGTTAAATTGGAAGAAATAACAGAGGCAGTGGCAGAGGGATATGAAATGCAACTGGAAGGCCTCCAACCGCATCCAAATCTCAAAGATTTGGGTGTTTG TTGGAAACCATTCCAACAGACAATCCTCAGTGTCAGTGATGGCGGTGCAAGACCCATTAATGTTCAaccatcatcatcgtcatcaacATCCTCCTACTACCCTCCACTCTGCAAATTGATGTCTTTGGCTATTCATAGCATTCATGATCTACAATTTCTCCCAGATGAGCTGAAAAGCCTCACTTCTCTCAAGGATATGGAAATCGGGAACTGTCAAGAATTGAAGTCTCTATATCCGGGTATTCAGCATCTCACCTTACTTCAGAATTTAAGAATTGTAAACTGCAAGAAGCTCGACATGTCTGCTGACGAAGCCCATGCAATTACTATGTGGCAGCAACCTCTCAAAAGGCTACAAACACTGTTTTTTGTTGGGCTTCCGCAACTAGTGGATCTCCCAAGTGGCCTTCAACACCTTACCGGCCTGCAGACACTGAGAATTGCTGCTTGTGAAAATTTAGAATCACTTCCACGGTGGATTAAAAGCTTCACATTTCTTCAACGTCTTGATCTTGAAAATTGCCCCAAATTGGCATCATTGCCTGAAGAAATAACAAGTCTCACCTCTTTACACACCTTGATGATTGGGGGTTGCGACACCTTAAAACCAAGAAGTGAAGGGGAAAAGGGCGAGGATTGGCCTAAGATTTTTAATATCCCAGACTTGCGGATCTATTGA